Genomic segment of Pseudomonas sp. CCI4.2:
TCAACGCCTGTCGTAACCCTTCGCGTTCGCGCTGCCGGCTTTCGCGGGCATGACATTCGGTGTCCTCGTCGATCAGCCCTAGGCCACGGCTCCAGTCGATATCCAGCTCATTCCACCAACCAGTGAGCGTTGGCAAGTCGTGGGTGCTGGTGGTGGCCAATGCTTCGTCGGACCATTTCAGAATCGGTTTGAAATGCGCGTTGTCCTGTTCAAACAATAGAACGCGCATGCCAAGAATGGCTCGGGCCGACAGCTTGTCGTGCATGCCTTCGGGGACGGTGCCAAGGTCTTCGCCGAGCACTACAGCTTTGTGACGCCAGGATTCCAGGGCGAGTAAGCGCAACATGTCGTCCAGCGGGTAGTTGAGGTAGGCGCCTTGGCTGGGCGGTGATCCCACCGGCACCACCCACAGGCGTTGCAGGCCCATGACATGGTCAATGCGCAAGCCACCGGCGTGGGCGAAGTTGGCCCGCAGCATCTCGATAAACGCCCGGAAACCGTTGCGCTTCAAGCCATCAGGGGAAAACGCCGAAATACCCCAGCTTTGCCCGGAGCGATTAAGAATGTCTGGCGGTGCGCCCACGGTCAGTGCCGAGAGCAGTTCATCCTGCCGACTCCAGGCCTGGCTGCCTGCACCGTCTGCGCCGACCGCCAAATCGGCAATCAGGCCAACACACATGCCGCTGCTGCGTGCCGCGACTTGCGCGCGCTCCAACCCTCGGGCAATCAGCCACTGAGCGAAGGCGTGGAAACGGATCTGCTCGCGGTGTACATCTGCGAACTCGGCAATGTCCCTACTTTGAGGATTCTTAAACTCTTGCGGCCATTCACGCCAATCCGTACTCATGCCACGGGTCACGCATTGCGCCTGTAAGGCCTCGAAGCGGCAGTGATTTTCCAGTGCTTCGCCGCCTTTTTCACAAAAGCTGACGAAGTCCTCATTCATGGGGTGCGTGCCATTGCTGAAGCCTGCGTACAGCGCGTGCAACAGCTTCCACTTGGCAGCGGCCGCCGCCGGCCAATCGACCAGTGGCAGCCCTTCAAGACGCGCCAGCTCGTCGGTTAAGTCGGTTTGTTCAATCGCCATGCGCACGTCGCGCTCGCCGAGGATATTGCCAGGCGAGGCATACAAGCCATTCAGGAACAAGCGGCTGGAGGGTGAATAGGGGCTGTAACGATGGGGGTCACTGGCAAACATCGCGTGCATCGGGCTGATGGCCACCGCATCGGCGCCACGTTCACCGGCAGAGCGGACAAAGGTTTCCAATGCCTGAGTGTCGCCAAATCCACCGTCACCCTGGCGCCGTAAGGAATACAGCTGAACGGTCAAACCCCATACCCGGGGGGTGGGCGTCTCGGTTGCCATGGCCATGCTGAAACAGGTTTTCGGTGCTACCGCAATTGTCAGGCGCTGCCCGTCGATCAGCAACAGGTGGTAGCCGACAACCCCCGGCGCCGGCAGTTGCACGGTATCGGTCAATTCGCCGTTAAGGGTGCCACCGTCTTCAAGCTCGAGCACAAACGGAGTATGGGGTGCGAACCAGGTAAAAAGATCCAGCGCATGACCGTCATCCACCGTCAACAGAGGCGGCGCGCTGTGTTGTATATCCGACTCGGTCAGACGTTGCAGACTGGTGTCGATATCGAGGCTGCTGTAGGCGGGATAACCCAGGCCGTCGAGCACTTTGCACAATACGTCGGGAGCGACAGTTTGCGGCCGTCCGTTGGCGTCGATCCAGTGGACCGACAGACCCGCGCGGATGGCCAAACCATGGAGTTGCTCATTGCTCATCCTGTTCCTCCAAAACATCGGTCGCTGTCAGGCTGACAATTGCCGTGTAGGGGTTGAGGGTGCCGTGCCGAGAAAGTTCTGCCGAATGAGGCAGGGTTTCAAACAGTACGGTGCCACGTTCAGAGGCGAGCAGATCGACAGGATGCTCGCCCAGATTCAAATCGATGCGCAACACGCTGCCATCGCCCATACGCCAGCGTGCGATCAGGGCACCGTGGCCCAGCACGCAGGCCGCTAATGCTTCGGCGCCAATCAGGCGCGGCACAATGTGTTGGTGACGCAGCGTCAGCAGTTGCTTGTAAAGTGCGAGCCACTGTTGATGATCAGCCCCCTGATCGGTTTCCAGAAATACCTTGTCGAAGGCCGGGCGCGATTTTTCGAACGTGCTGCGGGCATTAGGGTCGGGAATATTTTCGCGGGTTTCTTCATCAGCAAACGCTGGAAAATCAGCAAACTCGCTGCGACGACCTTCACGTACGGCTTCGGCCAGCTCTCCGTGGTGGCTGGTGAAAAACAGAAACGGTTCGCTTGCGGCCCAATCGTCACCCATGAACATCAAGGGAATCATTGGCGACAGCAACAACAGAACGGTGGCTGCGCGAAGGGCCTGGCCACTCGTTAACAGCGGTAGACGTTCGCCATACGCTCGATTACCGATCTGATCGTGATTCTGCAAAAACAATACGAACGCGCTGGGCGGCAAATGCCCGCTTGGTTCGCCCCGGGGGTGGCCATGACGATTGCCCTCACCTTGGAACACGAAGCCCTCGCTTAAGCAGCGAGCCAATTTTTGCGTAGGGTCGTTGGCAAAGTCTGCGTAGTACGCATCGCTTTCGTCAGTCAGCAAGACGTGCAGTGCGTTGTGCCCGTCATCGTTCCACTGCGCATCAAAACCCTCTTCTAACAAGCTGGCCTCGTTGTGCTCGTTTTCCAGGTTCAGCCATACCTGCCTGGGGGCATCAACTTGCTGGCGTACTCGCTCGGCGAACTCTTTAAGGAACGTGTCGTCTTTGATCGCGTGTACCGCATCCAGGCGCAAGCCATCGAAGCGATAGTCCAATAACCACATCAAAGCGTTGTCGATAAAAAAGTCACGAACTTCGCGACGGCGAAAATCGATGGCCGCGCCCCACGGGGTTTTAATGTCTTCGCGGAAGAAACCCTTGGCGTAATTGCCCAAGTAGTTACCGTCTGGTCCGAAGTGGTTGTACACCACGTCGAGAATGACCATCAGGCCGTGCCCGTGGGCGGCATCGATCAAGGCTTTGAGCTGGTCCGGGGTGCCGTAAGACGATTGCGGCGCATAGGGTAAAACACCGTCGTAGCCCCAATTGCGATCACCGGGAAATTGCGCCAATGGCATGAGTTCGATAGCGGTAATGCCTAACTCTGCAAGACGCGGCAGGTGTTTTTCGACTTCGGCGTAACCGCCCAGTACACCCACATGCAGCTCATAAATAACCGCCTCATGCCAAGGTCGTCCGGCCCACTCAGGGTGTTGCCAACGATACGCCGAGTGATCGATCACTCGGCTGGAGGAGTGCACATCGCAAGATTGCGCCCGAGAAGCGGGATCGGGCACTTCAAGCTCATGGTTGATTTTGTAGCGATACAGCGTTCCGGCAGGGCAAT
This window contains:
- the malQ gene encoding 4-alpha-glucanotransferase, which produces MSNEQLHGLAIRAGLSVHWIDANGRPQTVAPDVLCKVLDGLGYPAYSSLDIDTSLQRLTESDIQHSAPPLLTVDDGHALDLFTWFAPHTPFVLELEDGGTLNGELTDTVQLPAPGVVGYHLLLIDGQRLTIAVAPKTCFSMAMATETPTPRVWGLTVQLYSLRRQGDGGFGDTQALETFVRSAGERGADAVAISPMHAMFASDPHRYSPYSPSSRLFLNGLYASPGNILGERDVRMAIEQTDLTDELARLEGLPLVDWPAAAAAKWKLLHALYAGFSNGTHPMNEDFVSFCEKGGEALENHCRFEALQAQCVTRGMSTDWREWPQEFKNPQSRDIAEFADVHREQIRFHAFAQWLIARGLERAQVAARSSGMCVGLIADLAVGADGAGSQAWSRQDELLSALTVGAPPDILNRSGQSWGISAFSPDGLKRNGFRAFIEMLRANFAHAGGLRIDHVMGLQRLWVVPVGSPPSQGAYLNYPLDDMLRLLALESWRHKAVVLGEDLGTVPEGMHDKLSARAILGMRVLLFEQDNAHFKPILKWSDEALATTSTHDLPTLTGWWNELDIDWSRGLGLIDEDTECHARESRQREREGLRQALSQDWANFRDPLSETAQIVDASVRYLGHTRAPLVLLPMEDALGVEEQSNLPGTIDSHPNWRRRLSGDSATLLDDEHAARRLELLSQSRVQAAERDQ
- the treZ gene encoding malto-oligosyltrehalose trehalohydrolase; amino-acid sequence: MPMRTDENWRHGAVMLDAERTRFALWAPDAHSVSVECENQPSAAMLPQNDGWFVLETYCPAGTLYRYKINHELEVPDPASRAQSCDVHSSSRVIDHSAYRWQHPEWAGRPWHEAVIYELHVGVLGGYAEVEKHLPRLAELGITAIELMPLAQFPGDRNWGYDGVLPYAPQSSYGTPDQLKALIDAAHGHGLMVILDVVYNHFGPDGNYLGNYAKGFFREDIKTPWGAAIDFRRREVRDFFIDNALMWLLDYRFDGLRLDAVHAIKDDTFLKEFAERVRQQVDAPRQVWLNLENEHNEASLLEEGFDAQWNDDGHNALHVLLTDESDAYYADFANDPTQKLARCLSEGFVFQGEGNRHGHPRGEPSGHLPPSAFVLFLQNHDQIGNRAYGERLPLLTSGQALRAATVLLLLSPMIPLMFMGDDWAASEPFLFFTSHHGELAEAVREGRRSEFADFPAFADEETRENIPDPNARSTFEKSRPAFDKVFLETDQGADHQQWLALYKQLLTLRHQHIVPRLIGAEALAACVLGHGALIARWRMGDGSVLRIDLNLGEHPVDLLASERGTVLFETLPHSAELSRHGTLNPYTAIVSLTATDVLEEQDEQ